The nucleotide window GAAGGAGTTGGAAATGGCGGCGCGCACCTCTCGCCGGATAGCCCGATTGGGGACGTAGTTGAGGTCGCACTCCGGGTCGGGCTTTTCGTAATTGATCGTGGGGTGGATAATGCCGTCCCGTATCGTCAATACGGTGGCCACGAGCTCCACCGCCCCTCCAGCGCCCAGCAGATGCCCAATCATCGACTTGGTAGAACTCACCGCCAGGGAATAGGCGTGTTCCCCGANNNNNNNNNNGTTGTAGAGGGTGCTGGTACCGTGCGCGTTGATGTAGTCGATATCTTCGGGCTTGAGGCCAGCATCCTGGAGGGCAAGCCACATCGCGCGAGCAGCCCCCTCCCCTCCCGGTGCCGGCGCGGTGATGTGGTAGGCGTCGGCCGTGTAACCGGCCCCTGCCATCTCGGCGTAGATCCTGGCTCCCCGTCTCTTGGCATGTTCCAGCTCTTCCAGGACCAGGACGCCCGCGCCTTCTCCCATCACGAAGCCGTCCCGATCGGCGTCGAAGGGACGGCTGGCGCGCTCGGGCTCGTCGTTGCGGGTAGAGAGCGCCTTCATCGCGTTAAAACCTGCGACCCCCATCGGCAGGATGGCCGCCTCGGTTCCGCCGACGATCATCACGTCGGCCCGTCCGTCCCGCACCATCTGAAAGCCTTCGCCGATCGCATGGGAGCTGGAAGCGCAAGCCGACACCGTCGCGTAGTTGGGCCCCTTGAAGCCGTGCATGATGGACACATGGCCCGGCACAATGTCCGCGATCAGCATGGGAATGAAAAAGGGGCTGATCCGTTTGGGCCCGTAGTCGAACAGCTTCTTGATCTCCGAGGAGAAGGTCTCCATTCCCCCGATCCCGCTGGCAATGATCACCCCCACGCGCTCCTTGTCGACGTTGCTGTTCACAAGGCCGGCATCTTCGATCGCCAGGTTAGCAGCGGCCACCCCGTACTGGCAGAAGCGATCCATCCGGCGCGCTTCTTTGCGGTCCATGTAATCTTCCGGACGGAAATCCTTAACCTCGGCGGCAATCTTGGTTTCGTAGTCCGTGGTATCGAAGCGGGTAATCGGACCCACACCGCTCCGGCCCTCCACGAGGGCCTTCCAGAAGGTCTCCAACGTGTTGCCCACCGGGGTAATGACACCCATCCCGGTAATCACGACCCTTCGTCTGAGGCTCATAACGATCCCCGATCTTGGCCACCTTTCCTTCCCCTGGGACCGGCGGAAAAAGCCATCGCTATGGGGCTGTCCTATGCTGGCGTTCTATCCGGGGTTTCGGACTGGCACAGCTTCTTTGGCCGAGGCACCGCCTCCGCACGAGGATACCCTTCTCCCCGCCCGGCTCGCGACGCCCCGCTGCGCTTCCGCTCGGCCCGGGACGCCGTACCTGGGGGTGCGGGGATTGACGCACCCCCAGGGATCCGTCTGATCTTCGTGCTATCGATAGGGGGCTAGGTCTCAGGGGGTTATTCTTGCTCCTTGGCGGCGAGCTTTTGCTTCAGATATTCCAGCGCCTTCCCGACGGTGGTCAGCTTTTCGGCTTCCTCGTCAGGGATTTCGATCCCGAACTCTTCTTCGAAGGCCATTACCAGCTCTACGGTGTCGAGGGAATCGGCACCCAGGTCATCGATGAAGGAAGCATCGGGGGTTACTGCGTCCGGTTCGACACCGAGTTGCTCGACGATTATCTCGCGGACTCGATCTTCCAATGCCATTCCTGTTTCCTCCTCTTTCGGTTTGGCCGTTGCTTCTTTCCCTCACATCAGCATGCCGCCGTCCACTTGGATGACTTGGCCGGTGATGTAGGCGGCATCCTCCGAGACGAGAAAGGCCACAACCCTGGCCACATCTTCCGGCGCCCCGGCTCGCCCCAAAGGGATCCGCTCCAGATAGGCCTTCTTGACCTCCTCTGGCAAGGAGCGGGTCATCTCGGTCTCAATGTAGCCTGGCGCTACGGCGTTGACCGTGATCCCGCGCGAAGCCAGTTCCTTCGCCGCGGACTTGGTCAGTCCGATCACCCCGGCTTTGGACGCCGCATAGTTGGCCTGCCCAGCATTGCCCATCAACCCCACCACCGAGGAGATGTTCACGATCCTGCCAGAGCGCTGGCGCATCATGGGGCGCGCCGCGGCCCGCAGGCAATTGAACGTCCCCCGCAGGTTCACCTCGATCACCTTTTCCCAGTCCTCGTCTCGCATCCGCACAAGCAAACCGTCGCGGGTGATCCCTGCGTTGTTCACCAAAATATCAATCCTGCCGAACTGAGCAAGCGTTTGCTCCACGAGCCTTTCAGCCTCTTCCGACTTCGAGACGTCGGCAATCAGAGCCACCGCTTGCTGACCCCGGGATCGGATTTCCGCCGCCGTCTGCTCCGCCTCCTCCAGCCGAATGTCGGAGACCACCACGCGGCACCCCAGCTCGGCCAGCCGCAAGGCAATAGCCTTTCCGATGCCCCGCGCTGCCCCCGTCACGACCGCCACCTTTCCCTCAAGACTCGTCACGGCTCAGCTCCCCTTAATTGGTTGAGAATCTCCCGGAGTTCCTCCGCTTTTCCCGCGGCCATGCCTTTCGCCTCACGATCCACACGGCGCAGAAGGCCAAGGAGCACATTTCCCGGACCGACCTCGTAGAACGTGTCGAAGCCGTCCGCCAACATCCGGCGCAGTGATTGCTCCCACAGGACCGGCGAAGACAGCTGCTTCTGCAAGGCCTCACGGAGACCGCGCGGGTCCCTCTCCGGTTGGCCCGTCGAATTGCAATAGACCGGTACGCGCGCGGGGTTCAGCTCGACATCCTGCAATATTTTGGCGAACGATTCCGCCGCGGGGGCCATTAAGGGGGAGTGAAAAGCCCCGCTTACAGGGAGGGGGATCACCCGTTTGGCACCCGCCTGGCGGGCAAGCTCTGCCGCCCTCTCCACCGCGGGGGGCGAGCCCGAGATGACGATCTGCCCCGGAGCATTGAAATTTGCCGGCCCCACCCACTCGGCCTCGTTCCGGGCCTGGACACACACTCGCTCCACGTCCTCCGGGCTGAGTCCTAACACCGCTGCCATCGTCCCTGGGTTTCGGCGTCCGGCCTCCTGCATCTCCTTGCCCCGCGTCGCTACCAGCCGCAGCGCGGTCTCGAACTCCAGCACTCCCGCTGCAACCAGAGCCGAGTATTCACCCAGGCTATGCCCGGCTACGCCGTCGAAATGCAGGCCCGCTTGCTCCAGGATCTTCAGGGCCGCGCAACTGTGCACGAAGATGGCCGGCTGCGTGTATTGGGTCTGGACCAGCACCTCCTCGGGGCCCTCGAAACAGATGGACTGCAGCGGAAAGCCGAGCACGGCCTCGGCACGGGCAAAAAGCTCCCGTGCTGCGGGGAAGGCCTCCACCAAATCCTTGCCCATACCCACGTACTGCGATCCTTGCCCAGGGAAGAGCAGTGCCACCGCCATCGGCGCCCTCGGTCGTGCACGGTTGAGGATCAGAACCGCACAAGAGCAGAGCCCCAGGTGAAACCGGCCCCAAAGGCCACCAGCAGCACCAGATCCCCCTCGCGGATTCTGCCTTCCTGTTTCGCCTCCGCCAGGGCGATAGGGATCGAAGCGGCCGAGGTGTTGCCGTACTTGTGGATGTTGACGAAAACCCTCTCAGGGGGGATCTTCACCCGCTTGGCCGTGGCCTCAATGATCCGCGAGTTCGCCTGATGGGGGATGAGAAGACTCACGTCGTCGCCCGTCAGGCCGTTGCGCTGCAGAATGTACTCAGCCGCCTCGCCCATGGCCGTTACGGCGTACTTGAACACCTCCCTGCCCTCCATCTTGATGTAGTGGAACTTCTCGTCCACCGTCTTGTGGGAGGCGGGATACCGGGTACCGCCGCCCGGCATGTACAGGAGTTCGTAGAGGCTACCATCGCTTTTCAGATAGGTATCCAGGATTCCGCGACCGCTGCCATCGGCAGGCACTACGATTGCTGCGCCCGCACCGTCTCCGAAGAGGACGCAGGTGGCACGATCCTCATAGTCGGTGATCCGGGAAAGAACCTCCGCGCCCACCACGGCGATCGTGCGGAACTGGCCCGCCGCAATGAGGCCGTTGGCCACGCTCAATCCGTAGATGAAGCCGGAACAGGCGGCGGCGATGTCGAAGGCGGCCGCCCCTTTGGCCCCCAGCTTGTCCTGGACAAAGCAGGCGGTGGAAGGGAATTGCATATCCCCCGTCACGGTAGCCACGACGATGGCGTCTAACTCTTCCACCTCCATTCCGGCATCGTCCAGGGCCCTCTGAACCGCCTCGGCCGCCAGATCCGAAGTGTTTGTCCCCTCCTCGGCGATGTGGCGGACTTCCATGCCGGTGCGGGTCTTGATCCATTCGTCTGTGGTGTCGACGATCTTCTCAAGATCGGAATTGGTCAGCAGTTTTTCGGGAACTGCGAACCCCAACCCCTTGATCATCGACGCCGTTTGCTTCGTCACGGTCCACTCCATCCCATTGAGTCAGTTGTTCGGCGATACGCTCGTTCACCCTGCCTTCGATCATCTTTCGGGCCTCGCGGATGGCATTGCGGATGGCCCGGGGACTCGACTTGCCGTGCCCGATGATCACGGTACCCTGGACTCCCAACAGAGGGGCCCCTCCGTACTGCTGGTAGTCGAAAATCTCGCGCAGACGCCGGAAGGTCGGCTTGAGGAGCCAGGCACCCAGCATCCGGAACACCTGCTTCCCGATGCGCCGTCGCAGGCTGGCCGTGTACAGCCCGCCGAAGCTCTCCCCGAACTTCAGGAGCACGTTCCCGGTGAAGCCATCGGTCACGACCACGTCGGCCAGGTCGTGGAGGACATCCCTTCCTTCGACGTTACCGACGAAGTTCAGATCACTTGCCTGCAGGAGCTCGTAGGCCCGCTGCACAAGCTCGGTGCCCTTTCCCGGCTCTTCCCCCACATTCAGCAATCCGACCCGGGGGCGTTCCAGATCGAACAGGACACCCATGAAGACCGAACCCATCACGGCAAATTGGAGCAGATCCCTGGGCCGGCAATCGACGTTCGCCCCCGCGTCGATGAGCAGACCGCGCCCGTTCTCTCGGGGAAGGAGAACGCCGATCGCCGGCCGCCTGACACCTGGAATCCGCCCCAGATGCAGCAGGGCCGCGGTCATGACCGCACCGGTATTGCCGGCCGAAACGACGCCGTCCACTTGCTGATCGCGAAGCAGCCGCATCGCCAGCACAATCGAGCTATCGGGCTTCTGCCGGACGGCCTGAGCGGGCGCCTCCCCCATGGCGATGTGCTGGCTGGCGTGCACGATTTCGATGGGCAAGTGGGCAATGCGAAAGTGCTTGCGAAGTTCCTCCCGGACGGCGCACTCCTCACCGACCAGGACGACCTCTACGCCCCCGTCCGCCATGCGGCAGGCTTCCACCGCACCGTGCACGGTGGCGGCTGGGGCGTGATCCCCTCCCATGGCGTCGACGGCGATTCGGACTCTCCTACCCATCAGCCGCTACCAGCCTTTGCCCTCGCCGAAGGTCAAAAAAAAGACCGCCCCGAACGGGAGGCCTTCACAATCCAATTGCCCTATCCGGGTTCGGTCCGCTTCCCCTTCCACCCGATTCCTTAGTCTCTGGGAATGAAGACCGAGCGTCCGGCGTAGTATCCGCAATTCGGACACGCACGATGCGGCAGCTTCGGCTGGTGGCAGTGGGAGCATTCCACCACCGTGGGCATGGCCGCTTTCCAATGCGTCCGCCGTTTGTCCCGGCGCGATCTGGAATGTCTCCGTTTAGGCAGTGCCATCGCGTATCCCTTTCCTTATCCGCGTTCCATAAGCTTCTTCAAGCTTTCCCACCGGGGATCGACCACCGGCTCCGGACATCGACATGGTTCCACGTTGAGGTTGGCTCCACAACGCGGACATAGCCCGCGGCATTCGGGCGAACACAGCCTTTTCCACGGGATGGCGAGGATCAACGTTTGGCGGACGTCATCGCCAATGTCGATCTCCAGGTCGCTCGGCTCGATGCGCCGAATCTCGTCGTAGCGCTTCTCCTCCTCGGGGGGAATCACCTTGCCCGAGAGGGTGTACAGGATGAGCATCCGATCCCGGATCTCGGCCACGAAGGGTTCCGCGCACCGGTCGCACACCAAATTCGCCCGCGTGGTCACCTCACCCTGAACCAGATATTCATCCCCCATCTTTGTGAGGCGGACCTCTAAGTGGATCGGATAATCGTAGCCGTACGAATCATCGAGCTCCACATCGGAGCGCAGGAAGTCGAACGCGTACTCATGTTCCCCCTCGGCCAACTGCGCAATGGAGATTTTCATGACTGAATTCCGTTCATCCTCAGAAGTGGTCGGCAATTTAACATCGGTCCCTCAATTAGTCAAGGGAAAATCCCCTGCCCGGCTCCTGCGGCCTTCGTCAGCGAATGCGCTCGTGGATGGCCCGGGCTGCCCGTCGCCCGTCCCCCATGGCGAGGATGACGGTCGCCCCTCCGCGCACAATGTCCCCTCCCGCGTACACCCGCTCGCGCGAAGTCTCACCCGTCTCCGGATCGACCTCCAGATACCCCCAGCGATTGGTCTTCAAGCCGGGGGTGGTGGAGATCAACAGGGGATTGGCCCCTTGGCCCACGGCCACCACGACCGTATCCACCTCCAGCCGGTGCTCCGAGCCTGGGATGGGCACAGGACGCCGGCGGCCCGATTCGTCTGGCTCGCCCAGTTGCATGCTGATCAGCTCGATCTCCTTCACCCATCCCTTGTCGTCGCCGATGATGCGGGTCGGGTTTTCGAGAAGGCGGAACTGGACCCCTTCCTCCTCGGCGTGGTGGATCTCCTCCAGACGAGCGGGCATCTCGGCCCGCGAGCGCCGATAGATGAGATACGCGTTCTCGGCGCCCAGACGCAAAGCGGTGCGCACGGCGTCCATGGCCGTGTTGCCGCCCCCGATTACGGCCACGTTCTTGCCCTTCTTGATGGGCGTGTCCCACTCCGGGAACATGTAGGCTCGCATAAGATTGGCCCGCGTCAGATACTCATTGGCCGAGTACACGCCGTTGAGGTTCTCGCCCGGGATGCGCATGAAGTGGGGGAGGCCGGCACCCACTCCCAGGAACACGGCGTCGAAGCGCTCCAGGAGCTCGTCCACGGTTTCGGTTTTCCCGATCACGTAGCTGGGTTCGAACTGTACGCCCAGGGAGGCCAGAAAATTGACCTCAGCCTCGAGGATGCTCTTCGGCAGACGGAACTCGGGGATCCCGTAGACCAGAACACCGCCCAAGGCGTGCAGGGCCTCGAACACGGTGACCTCGTGGCCTTGCTGGATGAGATCGGCGGCCACGGTCAGACCGGCCGGCCCCGAACCCACCACCGCCACCTTCTTCCCCGTGCGCCGCGGGATCGCGGGTCGTTGAATCTGGCCTGTTTCCCTCTCAAAATCGGCGACAAAGCGCTCGAGCCTCCCGATGGCCACCGACTCAAACTTCTTCGACAGGACGCAGGCCTTTTCGCACTGCTCCTCCTGCGGGCACACGCGTCCGCAGATGGCCGGCAGGAGATTGGTCGCTTTGATCCGACGCGCCGCGCCGAGAAAATCTCCTTTGGCTACCAGGTCAATGAAGCCCGGAATATCGATGTTTACGGGGCAGCCGGCGATGCAGGTCGGCTTCTTGCACTGCAGACAGCGAAGGGCCTCCTGGATCGCCAGCTCTTCCGTGTAGCCGTAGGGCACTTCGCGGAAGTTTCGGACCCTCTCCTTGGGATCCTGTTCCGGCATGGGCGTCTTGGTCGGCACTACTTCTCGCGGCATTGCTTCCTCCCAAAGGGACGGCTGGCTCAGCTTGCGGCGCGAGCCAGACCCGCTTCCTCAATCCTGCGCCGAAGCATTTCGAGGCTCATCTGCTCTTCCACCCGGTATTGAGCCAATCGTTTCATGAGCTCATCGAAGTCCACCTCATGGGCATCGAAATCGGGGCCGTCCACGCAGGCAAAGCGCGTTACTCCACCTACGGTGACCCGGCAGGCACCACACATGCCTGTACCATCGACCATGATGGGGTTGAGGCTGACACTGGTGGGAATGCCCGGGCGGCGCGTCACCTCAGCCACGGCCTTCATCATCGGCACCGGCCCAATGCAGAATACGTGGTCGATGCGCTCGGCGCGATCGATCATTTCCTGGAGAGGCCGGGTGACCAGCCCGTGAACCCCGTAGCTGCCGTCGTCGGTGCACACGATTAGCTGATGGGTGGCGGAGCGCATCTCCGCCTCCATGATCACCAGCTCCCGGGTCCGGGCGCCGATGATCCCAACCACTTCGTTGCCCGCCTCCTTAAGGGCCCTGGCGACGGGGTAAATCTCCGCCACACCGACGCCTCCCCCCATACACACCACGCGGCCGTAATGCCGGATCGGGGTGGGCCTGCCCAGCGGTCCCACCACATCCATCAGGAAATCGCCGGGCTCCTTGCGCCCGAGCTCCAGGGTCGAGTGTCCGATCTCCTGCACCACAAGGGTAATGGTGCCGCGTTCGGGATCGGCGTCCGCGATGGTCAGCGGAAAGCGCTCACCCTCCGGATGTACCCTTACGATCACAAATTGGCCGGGCTGCCGTTTGCGGGCGATTTGTGGGTGCTCGATCACAAACTTCTTGATGCCCGGCGCCAAGACTTCCTTAGCTACGATCTTCCGCATTTCCTGCTCCCGACCTGAGGAAACTTCCCTGCAGAACCAAATCCCCGATCGCCGCCGCGCGGGGAGAAGCGAGCATCGAGCCGGACACAGGGATCTTCAGTCGCTGACGGGTGCCACCGTTTCGAAAGGCACCGCCGCCTTCGACACAATGGCGGCCGTGTCCAAGGCGATCACCAGTTCCTCGTTGGTGGGGATCACCAGGACGGCTACCCGGGAGTCCGGAGAGCTGATGATCGCTTCCCGTCGGCGCACGGCAAGGCGGTTCTTCTCCTCGTCGATCTGGACTCCCAGGAACTCGAGCCCCTCGCAGCTCTTGCGGCGAACAATGGGCGAGTTCTCGCCGATGCCGGCCGTGAAGACGATGCCATCCAGCCCGCCCATGGCGGCGGCGTAAGCGCCAATATACTTCCGCACCCGGTAGCAGAACACGTCCAGAGCCAGCTGCGCTCGATAGTTGCCAGCCTCGGCCTCCGCTTCGATGTCGCGCATATCGCTGGACACGCCCGAGATCCCCAGAAGCCCGCTGTGCTTGTTGAGGAGGGTGTTGGCCTCATTGAGTCCGATTTCCTCGCGACCCATGATGTGGAGAATCACGGCGGGGTCGAGGTCGCCGCAGCGGGTCCCCATCAGGAGGCCTTCCAAAGGGGTGAAGCCCATGGTGGTATCGATTGAGATGCCGCCCTTCACCGCGGCCATGCTGCAGCCATTGCCGAGGTGGCAAGTGACCAGGCGGAGCGACTCCAGGGGCTCGCCCAGAAGCTCCGCCGCACGGCGCGAGACGTAGTAGTGGCTGGTCCCGTGGAAGCCGTAGCGGCGAATCCCGTAGCGCTTGTACAGGACGTACGGAATCCCGTAGATGTACGCGTAGGCCGGCATCTGGGAGTGGAAGGCGGTGTCGAAGACGGCCACCTGCGGCGTGCCCGGGAGGAGCCTCAGACACGCGTTGATCCCGCGCAGGTTGTGCGGGTTGTGCAGGGGGGCCAGCTCCACACACTCGCGAATCATCTCCAGAACTTCCGGCGTAATCAGCACGCTTCCCGTAAAGCGCTCCCCCCCGTGCACCACGCGGTGGCCTACCGCATCGATCTCGCTGCGGTCCTTGAGCACCCCGTGGTTCTTGGAGAGTAGGATACTCAGGACGTATTCGATGGCCACCTGATGGTCGAGAATCTCCCCCGTCAGCTTGACCTCATCGCCATCGTATCTCCGATGAGTCAGGACGGCGCCCGTCATCCCAATACGGGACACATCGCCCACAGCCAGCGCCTTTTTCTGGTCGGTATCGATGAGCTGATACTTGATGGACGAACTGCCGCAATTGAGAACCAGAACCTTCATTGGGCTGCTCCAATCTTTCGGCCGCTCTCGTCGTAGATGAAGAATCCTCGTCCCGTCTTTCGTCCCAGGTGTCCAGCACGCACGAGCTTTCGCAGGAGGGGGCAAGGTCGATACTTCATGTCGCCCAGCTCCCGGAAGAGGGTTTCCATCCAGGTCATCACTTCATCGAGCCCCATCATGTCGGCGAGGGCCAGAGGGCCGATGGGGAAGTTAAACCCGAGCTTCATGGCCGTA belongs to candidate division KSB1 bacterium and includes:
- the fabG gene encoding 3-oxoacyl-[acyl-carrier-protein] reductase; amino-acid sequence: MTSLEGKVAVVTGAARGIGKAIALRLAELGCRVVVSDIRLEEAEQTAAEIRSRGQQAVALIADVSKSEEAERLVEQTLAQFGRIDILVNNAGITRDGLLVRMRDEDWEKVIEVNLRGTFNCLRAAARPMMRQRSGRIVNISSVVGLMGNAGQANYAASKAGVIGLTKSAAKELASRGITVNAVAPGYIETEMTRSLPEEVKKAYLERIPLGRAGAPEDVARVVAFLVSEDAAYITGQVIQVDGGMLM
- the fabF gene encoding beta-ketoacyl-ACP synthase II, yielding MSLRRRVVITGMGVITPVGNTLETFWKALVEGRSGVGPITRFDTTDYETKIAAEVKDFRPEDYMDRKEARRMDRFCQYGVAAANLAIEDAGLVNSNVDKERVGVIIASGIGGMETFSSEIKKLFDYGPKRISPFFIPMLIADIVPGHVSIMHGFKGPNYATVSACASSSHAIGEGFQMVRDGRADVMIVGGTEAAILPMGVAGFNAMKALSTRNDEPERASRPFDADRDGFVMGEGAGVLVLEELEHAKRRGARIYAEMAGAGYTADAYHITAPAPGGEGAARAMWLALQDAGLKPEDIDYINAHGTSTLYN
- the plsX gene encoding phosphate acyltransferase PlsX, which produces MGRRVRIAVDAMGGDHAPAATVHGAVEACRMADGGVEVVLVGEECAVREELRKHFRIAHLPIEIVHASQHIAMGEAPAQAVRQKPDSSIVLAMRLLRDQQVDGVVSAGNTGAVMTAALLHLGRIPGVRRPAIGVLLPRENGRGLLIDAGANVDCRPRDLLQFAVMGSVFMGVLFDLERPRVGLLNVGEEPGKGTELVQRAYELLQASDLNFVGNVEGRDVLHDLADVVVTDGFTGNVLLKFGESFGGLYTASLRRRIGKQVFRMLGAWLLKPTFRRLREIFDYQQYGGAPLLGVQGTVIIGHGKSSPRAIRNAIREARKMIEGRVNERIAEQLTQWDGVDRDEANGVDDQGVGVRSSRKTADQFRS
- a CDS encoding ketoacyl-ACP synthase III, with amino-acid sequence MIKGLGFAVPEKLLTNSDLEKIVDTTDEWIKTRTGMEVRHIAEEGTNTSDLAAEAVQRALDDAGMEVEELDAIVVATVTGDMQFPSTACFVQDKLGAKGAAAFDIAAACSGFIYGLSVANGLIAAGQFRTIAVVGAEVLSRITDYEDRATCVLFGDGAGAAIVVPADGSGRGILDTYLKSDGSLYELLYMPGGGTRYPASHKTVDEKFHYIKMEGREVFKYAVTAMGEAAEYILQRNGLTGDDVSLLIPHQANSRIIEATAKRVKIPPERVFVNIHKYGNTSAASIPIALAEAKQEGRIREGDLVLLVAFGAGFTWGSALVRF
- the gltA gene encoding NADPH-dependent glutamate synthase; translated protein: MPREVVPTKTPMPEQDPKERVRNFREVPYGYTEELAIQEALRCLQCKKPTCIAGCPVNIDIPGFIDLVAKGDFLGAARRIKATNLLPAICGRVCPQEEQCEKACVLSKKFESVAIGRLERFVADFERETGQIQRPAIPRRTGKKVAVVGSGPAGLTVAADLIQQGHEVTVFEALHALGGVLVYGIPEFRLPKSILEAEVNFLASLGVQFEPSYVIGKTETVDELLERFDAVFLGVGAGLPHFMRIPGENLNGVYSANEYLTRANLMRAYMFPEWDTPIKKGKNVAVIGGGNTAMDAVRTALRLGAENAYLIYRRSRAEMPARLEEIHHAEEEGVQFRLLENPTRIIGDDKGWVKEIELISMQLGEPDESGRRRPVPIPGSEHRLEVDTVVVAVGQGANPLLISTTPGLKTNRWGYLEVDPETGETSRERVYAGGDIVRGGATVILAMGDGRRAARAIHERIR
- the rpmF gene encoding 50S ribosomal protein L32, with protein sequence MALPKRRHSRSRRDKRRTHWKAAMPTVVECSHCHQPKLPHRACPNCGYYAGRSVFIPRD
- the fabD gene encoding ACP S-malonyltransferase translates to MAVALLFPGQGSQYVGMGKDLVEAFPAARELFARAEAVLGFPLQSICFEGPEEVLVQTQYTQPAIFVHSCAALKILEQAGLHFDGVAGHSLGEYSALVAAGVLEFETALRLVATRGKEMQEAGRRNPGTMAAVLGLSPEDVERVCVQARNEAEWVGPANFNAPGQIVISGSPPAVERAAELARQAGAKRVIPLPVSGAFHSPLMAPAAESFAKILQDVELNPARVPVYCNSTGQPERDPRGLREALQKQLSSPVLWEQSLRRMLADGFDTFYEVGPGNVLLGLLRRVDREAKGMAAGKAEELREILNQLRGAEP
- a CDS encoding acyl carrier protein, with protein sequence MALEDRVREIIVEQLGVEPDAVTPDASFIDDLGADSLDTVELVMAFEEEFGIEIPDEEAEKLTTVGKALEYLKQKLAAKEQE
- a CDS encoding acetate kinase, producing the protein MKVLVLNCGSSSIKYQLIDTDQKKALAVGDVSRIGMTGAVLTHRRYDGDEVKLTGEILDHQVAIEYVLSILLSKNHGVLKDRSEIDAVGHRVVHGGERFTGSVLITPEVLEMIRECVELAPLHNPHNLRGINACLRLLPGTPQVAVFDTAFHSQMPAYAYIYGIPYVLYKRYGIRRYGFHGTSHYYVSRRAAELLGEPLESLRLVTCHLGNGCSMAAVKGGISIDTTMGFTPLEGLLMGTRCGDLDPAVILHIMGREEIGLNEANTLLNKHSGLLGISGVSSDMRDIEAEAEAGNYRAQLALDVFCYRVRKYIGAYAAAMGGLDGIVFTAGIGENSPIVRRKSCEGLEFLGVQIDEEKNRLAVRRREAIISSPDSRVAVLVIPTNEELVIALDTAAIVSKAAVPFETVAPVSD
- a CDS encoding DUF177 domain-containing protein, which produces MKISIAQLAEGEHEYAFDFLRSDVELDDSYGYDYPIHLEVRLTKMGDEYLVQGEVTTRANLVCDRCAEPFVAEIRDRMLILYTLSGKVIPPEEEKRYDEIRRIEPSDLEIDIGDDVRQTLILAIPWKRLCSPECRGLCPRCGANLNVEPCRCPEPVVDPRWESLKKLMERG
- a CDS encoding sulfide/dihydroorotate dehydrogenase-like FAD/NAD-binding protein, with amino-acid sequence MRKIVAKEVLAPGIKKFVIEHPQIARKRQPGQFVIVRVHPEGERFPLTIADADPERGTITLVVQEIGHSTLELGRKEPGDFLMDVVGPLGRPTPIRHYGRVVCMGGGVGVAEIYPVARALKEAGNEVVGIIGARTRELVIMEAEMRSATHQLIVCTDDGSYGVHGLVTRPLQEMIDRAERIDHVFCIGPVPMMKAVAEVTRRPGIPTSVSLNPIMVDGTGMCGACRVTVGGVTRFACVDGPDFDAHEVDFDELMKRLAQYRVEEQMSLEMLRRRIEEAGLARAAS
- a CDS encoding beta-ketoacyl-[acyl-carrier-protein] synthase II; the protein is GEHAYSLAVSSTKSMIGHLLGAGGAVELVATVLTIRDGIIHPTINYEKPDPECDLNYVPNRAIRREVRAAISNSFGFGGHNVCLAVKRFEG